A stretch of Plutella xylostella chromosome 10, ilPluXylo3.1, whole genome shotgun sequence DNA encodes these proteins:
- the LOC105384833 gene encoding ecdysone-inducible protein E75 isoform X1, which translates to MRPAYIRRAVQRRRRILERCGPLGRGAGSGARGARDTLSLSRLGRRPASRSRLTVRARRGRRHSARSRRPGRTRVQCRQTVYSAVMCDALRARHAVLVSMLETRPASPDSGCSSDDSADEPSAHCQCDSQGFFRRSIQQKIQYRPCTKNQQCSILRINRNRCQYCRLKKCIAVGMSRDAVRFGRVPKREKARILAAMQQSSSSRAHEQAAAAELDDAPRLLARVLRAHRDTCEFTRDTVRAMRARAQDCPTYSQPTLACPLNPAPELQSEKEFSQRFAHVIRGVIDFAGLIPGFQLLTQDDKFTLLKSGLFDALFVRLICMFDAPLNSIICLNGQLMRRDSIQSGANARFLVDSTFKFAERINSMNLTDAEIGLFCAIVLITPDRPGLRNTELVARMHQRLRACLQTVVAQNRPERPGFLRELMDTLPDLRTLSTLHTEKLVVFRTEHKELLRQQMWGEDEAGAWAGEAEDARSPLGSVSSSESGEAGAECGAPLLAATLCGRLRARASVDDDALGAARLAHAGLTAPPRAAPPRYRKLDSPTDSGIESGNEKHERAAGPGSGCSSPRSSLEEPAPAPADDMPVLKRVLQAPPLYDASSLMDAAYKPHKKFRAMRRDTGEAEARPAPPAACPHPASPHPAHPAHPAHPALSPRPRSLSSTHSVLAKSLMEGPRMTPEQLKRTDMIQQYMRRGEALEARLAPPCYRSPSPAASPAPAPAPAPAPALLTHLQVAVAESQPLNLSKKSPSPPRAPPPVEA; encoded by the exons ATGCGCCCGGCCTATATCCGGCGCGCggtgcagcggcggcggcgcattCTAGAGCGGTGCGGACCGTtagggcggggcgcggggagcggggcgcggggcgcgcgggacACACTCTCACTTTCTCGGCTGGGTCGGCGGCCGGCAAGTAGGTCGCGGCTAACTgtgcgggcgcggcgcgggagGCGGCACTCCGCGCGCAGCCGTCGACCCGGACGGACTCGAGTGCAGTGCAGGCAGACAGTGTACAGTGCAGTGATGTGCGACGCGCTGCGAGCGCGCCACGCCGTGCTGGTCAGCATGCTGGAGACGCGGCCCGCCTCGCCCGACTCGGGCTGCTCCAGCGACGACAGCGCCGACGAGCCCTCCGCTCACTGCCAGTGTGATTCGCAGGGCTTCTTCCGCCGCTCCATACAACAGAAGATCCAGTACCGGCCCTGCACCAAGAACCAGCAGTGCTCCATCCTGCGGATCAACCGCAATAGGTGCCAATATTGCCGCCTCAAGAAATGCATCGCCGTGGGCATGAGCAGAGATG CGGTGCGGTTCGGGCGCGTGCCGAAGCGCGAGAAGGCGCGCATCCTGGCGGCCATGCAGCAGTCGTCGTCGTCGCGCGCGCACGAGCAGGCGGCCGCGGCCGAGCTGGACGACGCGCCGCGCCTGCTGGCCCGCGTGCTGCGCGCGCACCGCGACACCTGCGAGTTCACGCGCGACACCGTGCGCGCCATgcgggcgcgcgcgcaggACTGCCCCACCTACTCGCAGCCCACCCTG GCGTGCCCGCTGAACCCCGCGCCGGAGCTGCAGTCGGAGAAGGAGTTCTCGCAGCGGTTCGCGCACGTGATCCGCGGCGTCATCGACTTCGCCGGCCTCATCCCCGGCTTCCAGCTGCTCACGCAGGACGACAAGTTCACGCTGCTCAAGAGCGGGCTGTTCGACGCGCTGTTCGTGCGCCTCATCTGCATGTTCGACGCGCCGCTCAACTCCATCATCTGCCTCAACGGGCAGCTCATGCGCCGCGACTCCATCCAGAGCGGCGCCAACGCGCGCTTCCTCGTCGACTCCACGTTCAAGTTCGCGGAGCGCATCAACTCCATGAACCTCACGGACGCTGAGATCGGGCTGTTCTGCGCCATCGTGCTGATCACGCCCGACCGGCCCGGCCTGCGCAACACGGAGCTGGTGGCGCGCATGCACCAGCGCCTGCGCGCCTGCCTGCAGACCGTGGTGGCGCAGAACCGCCCCGAGCGGCCCGGCTTCCTGCGCGAGCTCATGGACACGCTGCCCGACCTGCGCACGCTCAGCACGCTGCACACGGAGAAGCTGGTGGTGTTCCGCACCGAGCACAAGGAGCTGCTGCGCCAGCAGATGTGGGGCGAGGACGAGGCGGGCGCGTGGGCGGGCGAGGCGGAGGACGCGCGCAGCCCGCTCGGCTCCGTGTCGTCCAGCGAGTCGGGCGAGGCGGGCGCGGAGTGCGGCGCGCCGCTGCTGGCCGCCACGCTGTGCGGCCGCCTGCGCGCGCGCGCCTCCGTGGACGACGACGCGCTGGGCGCCGCGCGCCTGGCGCACGCCGGGCTCAcggcgccgccccgcgccgcgccgccgcgctaCCGCAAGCTGGACTCGCCCACCGACTCCGGCATCGAGTCCGGCAACGAGAAGCACGAGCGCGCGGCCGGGCCCGGCTCCGGCTGCTCCTCCCCGCGCTCCTCGCTGGAggagcccgcgcccgcgcccgccgacGACATGCCGGTGCTCAAGCGCGTGCTGCAGGCGCCGCCGCTGTACGACGCCTCCTCGCTCATGGACGCCGCCTACAAGCCGCACAAGAAGTTCCGCGCGATGCGGCGCGACACCGGCGAGGCGGAGGCGCGCCCCGCCCCCCCTGCCGCCTGCCCGCACCCCGCCAGCCCGCACCCCGCGCACCCGGCGCACCCCGCGCACCCCGCGCTgtccccgcgcccgcgctcgCTGTCGTCCACGCACTCCGTGCTCGCCAAGAGCCTCATGGAGGGCCCGCGCATGACGCCGGAGCAGCTGAAGCGCACGGACATGATCCAGCAGTACATGCGGCGCGGGGAGGCGCTGGAGGCGCGCCTGGCCCCGCCCTGCTACCGCTCGCCGTCGCCCGCGGCgtcccccgcccccgccccggcccccgcccccgcgcccgcgctgcTCACGCACCTGCAGGTGGCGGTGGCGGAGTCGCAGCCGCTGAACCTCAGCAAGAAGTCCccgtcgccgccgcgcgcgccgccgcccgtggAGGCGTGA
- the LOC105384833 gene encoding ecdysone-inducible protein E75 isoform X4 encodes MALVMSPDSSYGHYAAPASPAAEPDLHIEFDGTTVLCRVCGDKASGFHYGVHSCEGCKGFFRRSIQQKIQYRPCTKNQQCSILRINRNRCQYCRLKKCIAVGMSRDAVRFGRVPKREKARILAAMQQSSSSRAHEQAAAAELDDAPRLLARVLRAHRDTCEFTRDTVRAMRARAQDCPTYSQPTLACPLNPAPELQSEKEFSQRFAHVIRGVIDFAGLIPGFQLLTQDDKFTLLKSGLFDALFVRLICMFDAPLNSIICLNGQLMRRDSIQSGANARFLVDSTFKFAERINSMNLTDAEIGLFCAIVLITPDRPGLRNTELVARMHQRLRACLQTVVAQNRPERPGFLRELMDTLPDLRTLSTLHTEKLVVFRTEHKELLRQQMWGEDEAGAWAGEAEDARSPLGSVSSSESGEAGAECGAPLLAATLCGRLRARASVDDDALGAARLAHAGLTAPPRAAPPRYRKLDSPTDSGIESGNEKHERAAGPGSGCSSPRSSLEEPAPAPADDMPVLKRVLQAPPLYDASSLMDAAYKPHKKFRAMRRDTGEAEARPAPPAACPHPASPHPAHPAHPAHPALSPRPRSLSSTHSVLAKSLMEGPRMTPEQLKRTDMIQQYMRRGEALEARLAPPCYRSPSPAASPAPAPAPAPAPALLTHLQVAVAESQPLNLSKKSPSPPRAPPPVEA; translated from the exons GGCTTCTTCCGCCGCTCCATACAACAGAAGATCCAGTACCGGCCCTGCACCAAGAACCAGCAGTGCTCCATCCTGCGGATCAACCGCAATAGGTGCCAATATTGCCGCCTCAAGAAATGCATCGCCGTGGGCATGAGCAGAGATG CGGTGCGGTTCGGGCGCGTGCCGAAGCGCGAGAAGGCGCGCATCCTGGCGGCCATGCAGCAGTCGTCGTCGTCGCGCGCGCACGAGCAGGCGGCCGCGGCCGAGCTGGACGACGCGCCGCGCCTGCTGGCCCGCGTGCTGCGCGCGCACCGCGACACCTGCGAGTTCACGCGCGACACCGTGCGCGCCATgcgggcgcgcgcgcaggACTGCCCCACCTACTCGCAGCCCACCCTG GCGTGCCCGCTGAACCCCGCGCCGGAGCTGCAGTCGGAGAAGGAGTTCTCGCAGCGGTTCGCGCACGTGATCCGCGGCGTCATCGACTTCGCCGGCCTCATCCCCGGCTTCCAGCTGCTCACGCAGGACGACAAGTTCACGCTGCTCAAGAGCGGGCTGTTCGACGCGCTGTTCGTGCGCCTCATCTGCATGTTCGACGCGCCGCTCAACTCCATCATCTGCCTCAACGGGCAGCTCATGCGCCGCGACTCCATCCAGAGCGGCGCCAACGCGCGCTTCCTCGTCGACTCCACGTTCAAGTTCGCGGAGCGCATCAACTCCATGAACCTCACGGACGCTGAGATCGGGCTGTTCTGCGCCATCGTGCTGATCACGCCCGACCGGCCCGGCCTGCGCAACACGGAGCTGGTGGCGCGCATGCACCAGCGCCTGCGCGCCTGCCTGCAGACCGTGGTGGCGCAGAACCGCCCCGAGCGGCCCGGCTTCCTGCGCGAGCTCATGGACACGCTGCCCGACCTGCGCACGCTCAGCACGCTGCACACGGAGAAGCTGGTGGTGTTCCGCACCGAGCACAAGGAGCTGCTGCGCCAGCAGATGTGGGGCGAGGACGAGGCGGGCGCGTGGGCGGGCGAGGCGGAGGACGCGCGCAGCCCGCTCGGCTCCGTGTCGTCCAGCGAGTCGGGCGAGGCGGGCGCGGAGTGCGGCGCGCCGCTGCTGGCCGCCACGCTGTGCGGCCGCCTGCGCGCGCGCGCCTCCGTGGACGACGACGCGCTGGGCGCCGCGCGCCTGGCGCACGCCGGGCTCAcggcgccgccccgcgccgcgccgccgcgctaCCGCAAGCTGGACTCGCCCACCGACTCCGGCATCGAGTCCGGCAACGAGAAGCACGAGCGCGCGGCCGGGCCCGGCTCCGGCTGCTCCTCCCCGCGCTCCTCGCTGGAggagcccgcgcccgcgcccgccgacGACATGCCGGTGCTCAAGCGCGTGCTGCAGGCGCCGCCGCTGTACGACGCCTCCTCGCTCATGGACGCCGCCTACAAGCCGCACAAGAAGTTCCGCGCGATGCGGCGCGACACCGGCGAGGCGGAGGCGCGCCCCGCCCCCCCTGCCGCCTGCCCGCACCCCGCCAGCCCGCACCCCGCGCACCCGGCGCACCCCGCGCACCCCGCGCTgtccccgcgcccgcgctcgCTGTCGTCCACGCACTCCGTGCTCGCCAAGAGCCTCATGGAGGGCCCGCGCATGACGCCGGAGCAGCTGAAGCGCACGGACATGATCCAGCAGTACATGCGGCGCGGGGAGGCGCTGGAGGCGCGCCTGGCCCCGCCCTGCTACCGCTCGCCGTCGCCCGCGGCgtcccccgcccccgccccggcccccgcccccgcgcccgcgctgcTCACGCACCTGCAGGTGGCGGTGGCGGAGTCGCAGCCGCTGAACCTCAGCAAGAAGTCCccgtcgccgccgcgcgcgccgccgcccgtggAGGCGTGA
- the LOC105384833 gene encoding ecdysone-inducible protein E75 isoform X3, which produces MRAPLPGMTVTEPAPPAPPAPPAAPADSDQLLGRVLAEFDGTTVLCRVCGDKASGFHYGVHSCEGCKGFFRRSIQQKIQYRPCTKNQQCSILRINRNRCQYCRLKKCIAVGMSRDAVRFGRVPKREKARILAAMQQSSSSRAHEQAAAAELDDAPRLLARVLRAHRDTCEFTRDTVRAMRARAQDCPTYSQPTLACPLNPAPELQSEKEFSQRFAHVIRGVIDFAGLIPGFQLLTQDDKFTLLKSGLFDALFVRLICMFDAPLNSIICLNGQLMRRDSIQSGANARFLVDSTFKFAERINSMNLTDAEIGLFCAIVLITPDRPGLRNTELVARMHQRLRACLQTVVAQNRPERPGFLRELMDTLPDLRTLSTLHTEKLVVFRTEHKELLRQQMWGEDEAGAWAGEAEDARSPLGSVSSSESGEAGAECGAPLLAATLCGRLRARASVDDDALGAARLAHAGLTAPPRAAPPRYRKLDSPTDSGIESGNEKHERAAGPGSGCSSPRSSLEEPAPAPADDMPVLKRVLQAPPLYDASSLMDAAYKPHKKFRAMRRDTGEAEARPAPPAACPHPASPHPAHPAHPAHPALSPRPRSLSSTHSVLAKSLMEGPRMTPEQLKRTDMIQQYMRRGEALEARLAPPCYRSPSPAASPAPAPAPAPAPALLTHLQVAVAESQPLNLSKKSPSPPRAPPPVEA; this is translated from the exons GGCTTCTTCCGCCGCTCCATACAACAGAAGATCCAGTACCGGCCCTGCACCAAGAACCAGCAGTGCTCCATCCTGCGGATCAACCGCAATAGGTGCCAATATTGCCGCCTCAAGAAATGCATCGCCGTGGGCATGAGCAGAGATG CGGTGCGGTTCGGGCGCGTGCCGAAGCGCGAGAAGGCGCGCATCCTGGCGGCCATGCAGCAGTCGTCGTCGTCGCGCGCGCACGAGCAGGCGGCCGCGGCCGAGCTGGACGACGCGCCGCGCCTGCTGGCCCGCGTGCTGCGCGCGCACCGCGACACCTGCGAGTTCACGCGCGACACCGTGCGCGCCATgcgggcgcgcgcgcaggACTGCCCCACCTACTCGCAGCCCACCCTG GCGTGCCCGCTGAACCCCGCGCCGGAGCTGCAGTCGGAGAAGGAGTTCTCGCAGCGGTTCGCGCACGTGATCCGCGGCGTCATCGACTTCGCCGGCCTCATCCCCGGCTTCCAGCTGCTCACGCAGGACGACAAGTTCACGCTGCTCAAGAGCGGGCTGTTCGACGCGCTGTTCGTGCGCCTCATCTGCATGTTCGACGCGCCGCTCAACTCCATCATCTGCCTCAACGGGCAGCTCATGCGCCGCGACTCCATCCAGAGCGGCGCCAACGCGCGCTTCCTCGTCGACTCCACGTTCAAGTTCGCGGAGCGCATCAACTCCATGAACCTCACGGACGCTGAGATCGGGCTGTTCTGCGCCATCGTGCTGATCACGCCCGACCGGCCCGGCCTGCGCAACACGGAGCTGGTGGCGCGCATGCACCAGCGCCTGCGCGCCTGCCTGCAGACCGTGGTGGCGCAGAACCGCCCCGAGCGGCCCGGCTTCCTGCGCGAGCTCATGGACACGCTGCCCGACCTGCGCACGCTCAGCACGCTGCACACGGAGAAGCTGGTGGTGTTCCGCACCGAGCACAAGGAGCTGCTGCGCCAGCAGATGTGGGGCGAGGACGAGGCGGGCGCGTGGGCGGGCGAGGCGGAGGACGCGCGCAGCCCGCTCGGCTCCGTGTCGTCCAGCGAGTCGGGCGAGGCGGGCGCGGAGTGCGGCGCGCCGCTGCTGGCCGCCACGCTGTGCGGCCGCCTGCGCGCGCGCGCCTCCGTGGACGACGACGCGCTGGGCGCCGCGCGCCTGGCGCACGCCGGGCTCAcggcgccgccccgcgccgcgccgccgcgctaCCGCAAGCTGGACTCGCCCACCGACTCCGGCATCGAGTCCGGCAACGAGAAGCACGAGCGCGCGGCCGGGCCCGGCTCCGGCTGCTCCTCCCCGCGCTCCTCGCTGGAggagcccgcgcccgcgcccgccgacGACATGCCGGTGCTCAAGCGCGTGCTGCAGGCGCCGCCGCTGTACGACGCCTCCTCGCTCATGGACGCCGCCTACAAGCCGCACAAGAAGTTCCGCGCGATGCGGCGCGACACCGGCGAGGCGGAGGCGCGCCCCGCCCCCCCTGCCGCCTGCCCGCACCCCGCCAGCCCGCACCCCGCGCACCCGGCGCACCCCGCGCACCCCGCGCTgtccccgcgcccgcgctcgCTGTCGTCCACGCACTCCGTGCTCGCCAAGAGCCTCATGGAGGGCCCGCGCATGACGCCGGAGCAGCTGAAGCGCACGGACATGATCCAGCAGTACATGCGGCGCGGGGAGGCGCTGGAGGCGCGCCTGGCCCCGCCCTGCTACCGCTCGCCGTCGCCCGCGGCgtcccccgcccccgccccggcccccgcccccgcgcccgcgctgcTCACGCACCTGCAGGTGGCGGTGGCGGAGTCGCAGCCGCTGAACCTCAGCAAGAAGTCCccgtcgccgccgcgcgcgccgccgcccgtggAGGCGTGA
- the LOC105384833 gene encoding ecdysone-inducible protein E75 isoform X5 has product MAQPSSDHDAPPPQLAEFDGTTVLCRVCGDKASGFHYGVHSCEGCKGFFRRSIQQKIQYRPCTKNQQCSILRINRNRCQYCRLKKCIAVGMSRDAVRFGRVPKREKARILAAMQQSSSSRAHEQAAAAELDDAPRLLARVLRAHRDTCEFTRDTVRAMRARAQDCPTYSQPTLACPLNPAPELQSEKEFSQRFAHVIRGVIDFAGLIPGFQLLTQDDKFTLLKSGLFDALFVRLICMFDAPLNSIICLNGQLMRRDSIQSGANARFLVDSTFKFAERINSMNLTDAEIGLFCAIVLITPDRPGLRNTELVARMHQRLRACLQTVVAQNRPERPGFLRELMDTLPDLRTLSTLHTEKLVVFRTEHKELLRQQMWGEDEAGAWAGEAEDARSPLGSVSSSESGEAGAECGAPLLAATLCGRLRARASVDDDALGAARLAHAGLTAPPRAAPPRYRKLDSPTDSGIESGNEKHERAAGPGSGCSSPRSSLEEPAPAPADDMPVLKRVLQAPPLYDASSLMDAAYKPHKKFRAMRRDTGEAEARPAPPAACPHPASPHPAHPAHPAHPALSPRPRSLSSTHSVLAKSLMEGPRMTPEQLKRTDMIQQYMRRGEALEARLAPPCYRSPSPAASPAPAPAPAPAPALLTHLQVAVAESQPLNLSKKSPSPPRAPPPVEA; this is encoded by the exons GGCTTCTTCCGCCGCTCCATACAACAGAAGATCCAGTACCGGCCCTGCACCAAGAACCAGCAGTGCTCCATCCTGCGGATCAACCGCAATAGGTGCCAATATTGCCGCCTCAAGAAATGCATCGCCGTGGGCATGAGCAGAGATG CGGTGCGGTTCGGGCGCGTGCCGAAGCGCGAGAAGGCGCGCATCCTGGCGGCCATGCAGCAGTCGTCGTCGTCGCGCGCGCACGAGCAGGCGGCCGCGGCCGAGCTGGACGACGCGCCGCGCCTGCTGGCCCGCGTGCTGCGCGCGCACCGCGACACCTGCGAGTTCACGCGCGACACCGTGCGCGCCATgcgggcgcgcgcgcaggACTGCCCCACCTACTCGCAGCCCACCCTG GCGTGCCCGCTGAACCCCGCGCCGGAGCTGCAGTCGGAGAAGGAGTTCTCGCAGCGGTTCGCGCACGTGATCCGCGGCGTCATCGACTTCGCCGGCCTCATCCCCGGCTTCCAGCTGCTCACGCAGGACGACAAGTTCACGCTGCTCAAGAGCGGGCTGTTCGACGCGCTGTTCGTGCGCCTCATCTGCATGTTCGACGCGCCGCTCAACTCCATCATCTGCCTCAACGGGCAGCTCATGCGCCGCGACTCCATCCAGAGCGGCGCCAACGCGCGCTTCCTCGTCGACTCCACGTTCAAGTTCGCGGAGCGCATCAACTCCATGAACCTCACGGACGCTGAGATCGGGCTGTTCTGCGCCATCGTGCTGATCACGCCCGACCGGCCCGGCCTGCGCAACACGGAGCTGGTGGCGCGCATGCACCAGCGCCTGCGCGCCTGCCTGCAGACCGTGGTGGCGCAGAACCGCCCCGAGCGGCCCGGCTTCCTGCGCGAGCTCATGGACACGCTGCCCGACCTGCGCACGCTCAGCACGCTGCACACGGAGAAGCTGGTGGTGTTCCGCACCGAGCACAAGGAGCTGCTGCGCCAGCAGATGTGGGGCGAGGACGAGGCGGGCGCGTGGGCGGGCGAGGCGGAGGACGCGCGCAGCCCGCTCGGCTCCGTGTCGTCCAGCGAGTCGGGCGAGGCGGGCGCGGAGTGCGGCGCGCCGCTGCTGGCCGCCACGCTGTGCGGCCGCCTGCGCGCGCGCGCCTCCGTGGACGACGACGCGCTGGGCGCCGCGCGCCTGGCGCACGCCGGGCTCAcggcgccgccccgcgccgcgccgccgcgctaCCGCAAGCTGGACTCGCCCACCGACTCCGGCATCGAGTCCGGCAACGAGAAGCACGAGCGCGCGGCCGGGCCCGGCTCCGGCTGCTCCTCCCCGCGCTCCTCGCTGGAggagcccgcgcccgcgcccgccgacGACATGCCGGTGCTCAAGCGCGTGCTGCAGGCGCCGCCGCTGTACGACGCCTCCTCGCTCATGGACGCCGCCTACAAGCCGCACAAGAAGTTCCGCGCGATGCGGCGCGACACCGGCGAGGCGGAGGCGCGCCCCGCCCCCCCTGCCGCCTGCCCGCACCCCGCCAGCCCGCACCCCGCGCACCCGGCGCACCCCGCGCACCCCGCGCTgtccccgcgcccgcgctcgCTGTCGTCCACGCACTCCGTGCTCGCCAAGAGCCTCATGGAGGGCCCGCGCATGACGCCGGAGCAGCTGAAGCGCACGGACATGATCCAGCAGTACATGCGGCGCGGGGAGGCGCTGGAGGCGCGCCTGGCCCCGCCCTGCTACCGCTCGCCGTCGCCCGCGGCgtcccccgcccccgccccggcccccgcccccgcgcccgcgctgcTCACGCACCTGCAGGTGGCGGTGGCGGAGTCGCAGCCGCTGAACCTCAGCAAGAAGTCCccgtcgccgccgcgcgcgccgccgcccgtggAGGCGTGA
- the LOC105384833 gene encoding ecdysone-inducible protein E75 isoform X6: protein MVSEMGEDLPILKGILNGVVKYHNAPVRFGRVPKREKARILAAMQQSSSSRAHEQAAAAELDDAPRLLARVLRAHRDTCEFTRDTVRAMRARAQDCPTYSQPTLACPLNPAPELQSEKEFSQRFAHVIRGVIDFAGLIPGFQLLTQDDKFTLLKSGLFDALFVRLICMFDAPLNSIICLNGQLMRRDSIQSGANARFLVDSTFKFAERINSMNLTDAEIGLFCAIVLITPDRPGLRNTELVARMHQRLRACLQTVVAQNRPERPGFLRELMDTLPDLRTLSTLHTEKLVVFRTEHKELLRQQMWGEDEAGAWAGEAEDARSPLGSVSSSESGEAGAECGAPLLAATLCGRLRARASVDDDALGAARLAHAGLTAPPRAAPPRYRKLDSPTDSGIESGNEKHERAAGPGSGCSSPRSSLEEPAPAPADDMPVLKRVLQAPPLYDASSLMDAAYKPHKKFRAMRRDTGEAEARPAPPAACPHPASPHPAHPAHPAHPALSPRPRSLSSTHSVLAKSLMEGPRMTPEQLKRTDMIQQYMRRGEALEARLAPPCYRSPSPAASPAPAPAPAPAPALLTHLQVAVAESQPLNLSKKSPSPPRAPPPVEA, encoded by the exons atggTGTCTGAAATGGGAGAAGATTTACCGATCCTGAAGGGGATCCTCAATGGAGTTGTGAAATATCACAATGCTC CGGTGCGGTTCGGGCGCGTGCCGAAGCGCGAGAAGGCGCGCATCCTGGCGGCCATGCAGCAGTCGTCGTCGTCGCGCGCGCACGAGCAGGCGGCCGCGGCCGAGCTGGACGACGCGCCGCGCCTGCTGGCCCGCGTGCTGCGCGCGCACCGCGACACCTGCGAGTTCACGCGCGACACCGTGCGCGCCATgcgggcgcgcgcgcaggACTGCCCCACCTACTCGCAGCCCACCCTG GCGTGCCCGCTGAACCCCGCGCCGGAGCTGCAGTCGGAGAAGGAGTTCTCGCAGCGGTTCGCGCACGTGATCCGCGGCGTCATCGACTTCGCCGGCCTCATCCCCGGCTTCCAGCTGCTCACGCAGGACGACAAGTTCACGCTGCTCAAGAGCGGGCTGTTCGACGCGCTGTTCGTGCGCCTCATCTGCATGTTCGACGCGCCGCTCAACTCCATCATCTGCCTCAACGGGCAGCTCATGCGCCGCGACTCCATCCAGAGCGGCGCCAACGCGCGCTTCCTCGTCGACTCCACGTTCAAGTTCGCGGAGCGCATCAACTCCATGAACCTCACGGACGCTGAGATCGGGCTGTTCTGCGCCATCGTGCTGATCACGCCCGACCGGCCCGGCCTGCGCAACACGGAGCTGGTGGCGCGCATGCACCAGCGCCTGCGCGCCTGCCTGCAGACCGTGGTGGCGCAGAACCGCCCCGAGCGGCCCGGCTTCCTGCGCGAGCTCATGGACACGCTGCCCGACCTGCGCACGCTCAGCACGCTGCACACGGAGAAGCTGGTGGTGTTCCGCACCGAGCACAAGGAGCTGCTGCGCCAGCAGATGTGGGGCGAGGACGAGGCGGGCGCGTGGGCGGGCGAGGCGGAGGACGCGCGCAGCCCGCTCGGCTCCGTGTCGTCCAGCGAGTCGGGCGAGGCGGGCGCGGAGTGCGGCGCGCCGCTGCTGGCCGCCACGCTGTGCGGCCGCCTGCGCGCGCGCGCCTCCGTGGACGACGACGCGCTGGGCGCCGCGCGCCTGGCGCACGCCGGGCTCAcggcgccgccccgcgccgcgccgccgcgctaCCGCAAGCTGGACTCGCCCACCGACTCCGGCATCGAGTCCGGCAACGAGAAGCACGAGCGCGCGGCCGGGCCCGGCTCCGGCTGCTCCTCCCCGCGCTCCTCGCTGGAggagcccgcgcccgcgcccgccgacGACATGCCGGTGCTCAAGCGCGTGCTGCAGGCGCCGCCGCTGTACGACGCCTCCTCGCTCATGGACGCCGCCTACAAGCCGCACAAGAAGTTCCGCGCGATGCGGCGCGACACCGGCGAGGCGGAGGCGCGCCCCGCCCCCCCTGCCGCCTGCCCGCACCCCGCCAGCCCGCACCCCGCGCACCCGGCGCACCCCGCGCACCCCGCGCTgtccccgcgcccgcgctcgCTGTCGTCCACGCACTCCGTGCTCGCCAAGAGCCTCATGGAGGGCCCGCGCATGACGCCGGAGCAGCTGAAGCGCACGGACATGATCCAGCAGTACATGCGGCGCGGGGAGGCGCTGGAGGCGCGCCTGGCCCCGCCCTGCTACCGCTCGCCGTCGCCCGCGGCgtcccccgcccccgccccggcccccgcccccgcgcccgcgctgcTCACGCACCTGCAGGTGGCGGTGGCGGAGTCGCAGCCGCTGAACCTCAGCAAGAAGTCCccgtcgccgccgcgcgcgccgccgcccgtggAGGCGTGA